Proteins found in one Mesorhizobium sp. CAU 1732 genomic segment:
- a CDS encoding iron-sulfur cluster assembly scaffold protein, producing MINDVYNAKILGFAGNIARIGRLDQPDATATAHSKLCGSTVTIDLKMDGDIVTDFAHDVKACALGQASSSIMARHVVGASAAELRAVRDTMLKMLKENGAPPEGRFEDLRYLEPVRDYKARHASTMLTFDAVVDAIGQIEAKRAAEAA from the coding sequence GTGATCAATGACGTCTACAATGCGAAAATTTTGGGCTTTGCCGGAAATATCGCCCGCATTGGCCGTCTCGATCAGCCGGATGCGACCGCGACGGCGCATTCGAAGCTTTGCGGGTCGACCGTGACGATCGATCTGAAGATGGACGGCGATATCGTGACCGATTTCGCCCATGACGTGAAGGCCTGCGCGCTGGGGCAGGCTTCGTCATCGATAATGGCCCGGCATGTCGTGGGCGCATCCGCCGCCGAGCTTCGCGCGGTCCGCGACACCATGCTCAAGATGTTGAAGGAAAACGGCGCCCCGCCGGAAGGCCGCTTCGAAGACCTGAGATATCTGGAGCCGGTGCGTGACTACAAGGCGCGTCATGCCTCGACGATGCTGACATTCGATGCAGTGGTCGATGCGATCGGCCAGATCGAAGCCAAACGCGCCGCCGAGGCGGCATGA
- a CDS encoding nucleotidyltransferase domain-containing protein, which translates to MKRGKAMRPSEALARHRDEVLAIIARYPVSNPRVFGSVARGEDVEGSDVDILVERIGPMTYPDIFELEDELSGVLVCSVEVFTGLKPHAASTAAPDLKSL; encoded by the coding sequence ATGAAACGGGGAAAGGCCATGCGACCGTCTGAAGCGCTGGCGCGACATCGCGACGAGGTCCTCGCGATCATCGCTCGGTATCCAGTATCGAACCCGCGCGTGTTCGGGTCGGTGGCGCGGGGAGAGGATGTCGAGGGGAGTGATGTCGATATCCTGGTAGAGCGTATCGGCCCCATGACATATCCTGATATCTTCGAACTTGAAGACGAGCTGTCCGGTGTTCTCGTTTGTTCGGTCGAAGTGTTCACCGGGCTCAAGCCACATGCGGCGTCAACTGCCGCGCCCGACCTGAAGTCACTATGA
- the yidD gene encoding membrane protein insertion efficiency factor YidD — protein MTSPKTYSRNFSGRWRKTPGRVFGTAFVRLYQLTLSGFVGNGCRHFPTCSEYAYEAIARHGLWPGGWMGLFRLARCGPGGTHGIDLVPETLGERYVWYLPWRYWSISAKPRDNAIGG, from the coding sequence GTGACATCCCCGAAAACCTATAGTCGCAACTTCTCCGGCCGCTGGCGCAAGACGCCGGGTCGCGTATTCGGGACCGCCTTCGTGCGGCTCTACCAGCTCACACTTTCCGGGTTCGTGGGAAACGGCTGCCGCCATTTCCCGACCTGTTCAGAGTACGCTTACGAAGCGATCGCCCGCCATGGCTTGTGGCCCGGCGGCTGGATGGGATTGTTTCGCCTTGCGCGCTGCGGACCGGGCGGCACGCATGGCATCGATCTCGTCCCCGAGACGCTAGGGGAGCGCTATGTCTGGTATCTCCCGTGGCGCTACTGGTCCATTTCCGCCAAACCGCGCGACAACGCTATTGGCGGCTGA
- the thrS gene encoding threonine--tRNA ligase — MASVSLTFPNGSVREYDAAMTGLQLAESISKSLAKKSVAYAIDGTVRDLSAPLGDSGKVEIVTRDDPRALELIRHDTAHVLAEAVQELWPGTQVTIGPVIENGFYYDFARNEPFTPEDLPVIEKKMREIIARNRPFTMEVWDRERAKQVFRDKGEAYKVQLIDAIPEGQDLKIYYQGDWFDLCRGPHMASTGQIGNAFKLMKVAGAYWRGDSNNPMLTRIYGTAFAEQAALDHYLHVLEEAEKRDHRRLGREMNLFHFQEEGPGVVFWHSKGWRMFQNLVSYMRRRLDVDYEEVNAPQVLDHSLWETSGHWGWYKENMFAVQSAGDEAEDKRVFALKPMNCPGHVQIFKHGLKSYRELPIRLAEFGTVHRYEPSGALHGLMRVRGFTQDDAHIFCTDEQMAAECLKINDLILSVYEDFGFHEIVVKLSTRPEKRVGSDELWDRAESVMMDVLKQIERQSGNRIKTGILPGEGAFYGPKFEYTLRDAIGREWQCGTTQVDFNLPERFGAFYIGPDSEKKQPVMIHRAICGSMERFLGILIENFAGHFPLWLAPVQVVVATITSDADDYAQAVVKKLKAAGLVAEADIRNEKINYKVREHSLAKVPVILVCGRREAEEGSVNVRRLGSRDQESMSLVSAIAALSEEATPPDVKRQRAEAEAA, encoded by the coding sequence ATGGCTTCCGTTTCCCTTACATTCCCCAATGGTTCCGTCCGCGAGTACGATGCGGCGATGACCGGTTTGCAGCTTGCCGAGTCGATTTCGAAGTCGCTCGCCAAGAAATCGGTCGCTTATGCGATCGACGGCACCGTGCGTGATCTGTCCGCCCCGCTGGGCGATTCCGGCAAGGTCGAGATCGTGACGCGAGACGATCCGCGCGCGCTGGAGCTCATCCGTCACGACACGGCGCACGTCCTCGCCGAGGCCGTGCAGGAATTGTGGCCGGGCACGCAGGTTACGATCGGTCCCGTGATCGAGAACGGCTTCTATTACGACTTCGCCCGCAACGAGCCCTTCACGCCCGAGGACCTGCCGGTTATCGAGAAGAAGATGCGCGAGATCATCGCGCGCAACCGCCCCTTCACCATGGAAGTATGGGACCGCGAGCGTGCGAAACAGGTCTTTCGCGACAAGGGCGAGGCCTACAAGGTCCAGCTCATCGATGCGATTCCCGAGGGCCAGGACCTCAAGATCTACTATCAGGGCGACTGGTTCGATCTTTGCCGGGGCCCGCACATGGCCTCGACGGGCCAGATCGGCAACGCGTTCAAGCTGATGAAGGTCGCGGGCGCCTATTGGCGTGGCGATTCGAACAATCCGATGCTCACGCGCATCTACGGCACCGCCTTTGCCGAGCAGGCCGCGCTCGACCACTATCTGCACGTCCTGGAAGAGGCCGAGAAGCGCGACCATCGCCGTCTTGGCCGCGAGATGAACCTGTTCCACTTCCAGGAGGAGGGGCCGGGCGTCGTGTTCTGGCATTCGAAGGGCTGGCGGATGTTCCAGAACCTCGTTTCCTACATGCGCCGCCGCCTCGACGTCGACTATGAGGAGGTCAACGCGCCGCAGGTGCTCGATCACTCGCTTTGGGAAACGTCGGGTCATTGGGGCTGGTACAAGGAGAACATGTTCGCGGTTCAGTCGGCTGGCGACGAAGCCGAGGACAAGCGTGTCTTCGCACTCAAGCCGATGAACTGTCCGGGGCACGTCCAGATCTTCAAGCATGGCCTGAAGTCCTACCGCGAACTGCCGATCCGGCTTGCCGAATTCGGTACGGTCCATCGCTACGAGCCCTCGGGCGCGCTGCATGGGCTGATGCGCGTTCGCGGCTTCACGCAGGACGATGCGCACATCTTCTGCACCGACGAGCAGATGGCCGCCGAATGCCTCAAGATCAACGACCTCATCCTGTCGGTCTACGAGGATTTCGGCTTCCACGAGATCGTCGTGAAGCTCTCGACGCGACCCGAAAAGCGCGTCGGCTCGGACGAACTGTGGGATCGCGCCGAGTCCGTCATGATGGACGTGCTGAAGCAGATCGAGCGGCAATCGGGCAATCGCATCAAGACCGGCATCCTGCCGGGCGAGGGCGCGTTCTACGGTCCGAAGTTCGAGTATACGCTGCGCGACGCGATCGGCCGTGAATGGCAGTGCGGCACGACACAGGTCGACTTCAACCTGCCCGAGCGCTTCGGTGCGTTCTATATCGGCCCGGATTCGGAGAAGAAGCAGCCGGTGATGATCCACCGCGCGATCTGCGGATCGATGGAGCGCTTCCTTGGCATCCTGATCGAGAATTTTGCAGGCCATTTCCCGCTCTGGCTCGCGCCGGTGCAGGTCGTGGTGGCGACGATCACGTCGGATGCCGACGATTACGCACAGGCTGTCGTGAAGAAGCTGAAGGCTGCCGGCCTGGTTGCCGAAGCCGATATCCGCAACGAGAAGATCAACTACAAGGTCCGCGAACACTCGCTGGCCAAGGTGCCGGTCATCCTCGTCTGTGGCCGTCGCGAGGCGGAAGAGGGCAGCGTCAATGTGAGGCGCCTTGGCTCGCGCGACCAGGAATCCATGTCGCTGGTGTCAGCCATCGCCGCGCTGTCGGAAGAGGCGACCCCGCCGGACGTGAAGCGCCAGCGCGCCGAAGCCGAAGCGGCCTGA
- a CDS encoding nitroreductase has protein sequence MTSPVLDFLLARKSAPIPDLKEPAPSDAEIETLLTAASRVPDHGRLEPWRFVLYRGDARARVGELLAARAEEREGPLTEGRRQQELARFSRAPLVIGVVSVPRENPKIPQWEMFLSGGAVAMNLVNAANAMGYGSNWITNWYSDDADGRRILGLAPGERVVGFVHIGTYHGEAPERPRPDVSKLYADYSGPWKD, from the coding sequence GTGACCTCTCCAGTTCTCGATTTTCTGCTCGCGCGGAAATCCGCGCCGATTCCCGATCTGAAGGAGCCGGCACCGTCCGATGCCGAGATCGAAACCCTGCTGACGGCTGCGTCTCGCGTGCCCGACCATGGGCGGCTCGAACCCTGGCGTTTCGTCCTCTATCGCGGCGATGCGCGGGCGCGCGTTGGTGAACTGCTCGCGGCGCGCGCGGAAGAACGGGAAGGGCCGTTGACCGAAGGCCGCCGCCAGCAGGAACTGGCGCGGTTCTCACGAGCGCCTCTGGTAATCGGCGTCGTGTCCGTTCCGCGCGAAAACCCGAAAATCCCGCAATGGGAGATGTTCCTGTCGGGCGGCGCGGTGGCGATGAACCTCGTCAACGCGGCCAACGCGATGGGATATGGCAGCAACTGGATCACCAATTGGTACTCCGACGACGCGGACGGCAGACGCATCCTCGGCCTCGCTCCCGGCGAGCGCGTCGTGGGTTTTGTCCACATCGGTACCTATCATGGTGAAGCGCCGGAGCGTCCGCGTCCGGACGTGTCGAAACTCTACGCCGACTATTCCGGCCCCTGGAAGGATTAG
- a CDS encoding flavin reductase family protein produces MFYEPTKGHGLPHDPFKAIVAPRPIGWISSIAADGSVNLAPYSFFNAIGSNPHLVMFSSEGRKDSVSFIHETREFVVNLASRDLIEKLNVSSVDAPRGVSEFGYAGLTPVPSTLVKPPRVGEAHAALECRMTDWYEPKGIGGRASSNIVVFGEVVGIHIDEAVMTDGLFDIVKAGTTARLGYMDYATVTETFQMRRPQWDAE; encoded by the coding sequence ATGTTTTATGAACCGACCAAGGGGCACGGCCTGCCGCACGACCCCTTCAAGGCAATCGTCGCGCCTAGGCCGATCGGCTGGATTTCGTCGATCGCGGCGGATGGATCCGTCAATCTCGCGCCCTATTCCTTCTTCAACGCGATCGGCAGCAATCCGCACCTCGTGATGTTTTCGTCAGAGGGCCGGAAAGACAGCGTGTCCTTCATCCACGAGACCAGGGAGTTCGTCGTCAACCTCGCCTCGCGCGATCTTATCGAGAAGCTGAATGTGAGCTCGGTCGATGCGCCGCGCGGGGTTTCGGAATTCGGCTATGCGGGGCTGACGCCCGTGCCCTCGACGCTGGTCAAGCCGCCGCGCGTCGGCGAGGCCCACGCCGCCCTCGAATGCCGCATGACGGATTGGTACGAGCCAAAAGGGATCGGCGGCAGGGCGTCGAGCAACATCGTCGTGTTCGGGGAGGTGGTGGGCATCCATATCGACGAGGCGGTGATGACCGACGGCCTGTTCGATATCGTCAAGGCCGGAACGACCGCCCGGCTCGGCTACATGGACTATGCAACGGTAACGGAGACGTTCCAGATGCGCCGGCCTCAGTGGGACGCGGAGTAG
- a CDS encoding CoA ester lyase — protein MRSLLFVPGDSERKLAKGLESGADALIVDLEDSVATDGKARARAITAEFVASSKTGPAIYVRVNDLTTGLTDDDLGAVMKAAPAGIMLPKSTSGDDVGRLAVRLRVLEAENGLQDGVTKILPIITETPLGVLNAGTYGNCGPRLSGLTWGAEDLAAEIGASANRDEDGRYTDLFRFARLSTILAATAAEVAPIDTVFPNFRDTEAFTRDCVEGARDGFTGRMAIHPAQVAIINEVFTPSGEAVAHAQAVVDAFAAAGNPGVVAIDGKMFDRPHLKRAERLLARVAG, from the coding sequence ATGCGCTCGTTGCTGTTCGTGCCGGGCGATTCGGAGCGAAAGCTGGCGAAGGGGCTCGAATCCGGCGCCGACGCGCTGATCGTCGATCTCGAAGATTCGGTCGCGACCGACGGCAAGGCGCGCGCCCGCGCTATAACGGCCGAGTTCGTCGCATCGTCGAAGACCGGGCCCGCCATCTATGTCCGCGTCAACGACCTCACCACCGGCCTCACCGACGATGACCTCGGCGCGGTGATGAAGGCGGCACCGGCCGGCATCATGCTGCCGAAAAGCACCAGCGGCGACGATGTCGGAAGACTGGCGGTACGCCTGCGCGTTCTGGAAGCCGAAAACGGGTTGCAGGACGGCGTCACGAAAATCCTGCCGATCATCACCGAGACGCCGCTCGGCGTTCTCAATGCCGGCACCTACGGCAATTGCGGCCCTCGCCTTTCGGGCCTGACATGGGGGGCCGAGGACCTGGCGGCCGAGATCGGCGCATCGGCCAACCGCGACGAAGACGGGCGCTACACCGATTTGTTCCGCTTCGCACGGCTCTCGACGATATTGGCCGCGACGGCGGCCGAGGTTGCGCCGATCGACACGGTGTTCCCGAATTTTCGCGACACGGAGGCCTTCACGCGCGATTGCGTCGAAGGTGCACGCGACGGGTTTACCGGGCGTATGGCGATCCATCCCGCGCAGGTCGCCATCATCAACGAGGTCTTCACGCCGTCAGGGGAAGCGGTCGCGCATGCGCAGGCCGTGGTGGATGCCTTCGCCGCTGCGGGCAATCCCGGCGTCGTCGCGATCGACGGCAAGATGTTCGACCGCCCGCATCTCAAGCGGGCGGAAAGACTGCTGGCGAGAGTGGCCGGCTAA
- a CDS encoding MaoC family dehydratase → MAGLYLEDFEVGQVIRHALTRSVTEHDNMQFSMMTMNPQPLHIDFDYASKSEWGKPLVNSLFTLGLMIGISVHDTTLGTIVANLGMTETNFPHPVFHGDTIRVETEIRSIRESKSKPDRGVVEMEHRAFNQHGDLVARCLRQTMIYKRPA, encoded by the coding sequence GTGGCTGGACTTTATCTGGAGGACTTCGAAGTCGGGCAAGTCATACGGCATGCGCTGACACGGTCGGTCACCGAACATGACAACATGCAGTTCTCGATGATGACGATGAACCCGCAGCCGCTGCACATCGACTTCGACTATGCGTCGAAGAGCGAGTGGGGCAAGCCGCTGGTCAATTCGCTGTTCACGCTTGGCCTGATGATCGGCATTTCCGTGCATGACACGACACTCGGCACCATCGTCGCCAATCTCGGCATGACGGAAACGAACTTCCCGCATCCGGTCTTTCACGGCGACACGATCCGCGTCGAGACGGAGATCAGGTCGATCCGCGAGTCGAAATCGAAGCCGGATCGCGGTGTGGTGGAGATGGAGCATCGCGCCTTCAACCAGCACGGTGATCTCGTCGCGCGCTGCCTGCGCCAGACGATGATCTACAAGAGGCCAGCGTAA
- a CDS encoding DUF2336 domain-containing protein: MIVRHFLKWIGNARVSERVAAASALARAFLDHELPFEDRCEAEAALTLLLDDPSSKVRAAMAEVLSLSRHAPAQIVAALAADQADVAGVILIRSPLLTDTDLIDRAASSDGAIQSLIASRPFVSMSLAAAIAEVGELEACLTLLKNDGADVASLSFRRMAERFGGDAQLREAMLVDRRLPSDCRHLLLVRLGEALKQSPLVLALMGPARAERITREACVRASLTLIENTPAQEHAALIEHLRLRGDLTASFLVRTIAHGKVDFLGSVLIALSGQSDRRVRAILASGRDVAVIALFRSAGLADALHRVFLRALKVWREVANGRRVAGAQEVTWLMLKEIGAGPGQAGPAERDREAAALIKSIHLEVLRDNARGHALAIAAA, translated from the coding sequence ATGATCGTCAGGCATTTCCTCAAATGGATCGGCAACGCACGCGTTTCGGAACGCGTGGCGGCAGCCAGCGCGCTGGCACGCGCCTTCCTGGACCACGAGCTTCCCTTCGAGGATCGCTGTGAGGCCGAGGCTGCGCTGACACTGCTTCTCGACGATCCGTCATCCAAGGTCCGCGCGGCGATGGCGGAGGTACTGTCGTTGAGCAGGCATGCGCCTGCCCAGATCGTTGCAGCCCTTGCCGCTGACCAGGCCGACGTCGCGGGCGTCATCCTCATCCGTTCGCCGTTGCTTACCGATACGGACCTCATCGACCGCGCCGCTTCGTCGGACGGTGCTATCCAGTCATTGATCGCATCGCGGCCGTTCGTGTCGATGTCGCTCGCCGCCGCGATCGCGGAAGTGGGCGAACTGGAAGCCTGTCTCACGCTTCTGAAAAATGACGGCGCAGACGTGGCATCCCTGTCGTTCCGACGTATGGCGGAGCGGTTCGGAGGTGATGCACAATTGCGCGAGGCGATGCTTGTCGACCGCAGGCTCCCATCCGATTGCCGGCATCTGCTGCTGGTTCGTCTGGGCGAGGCGCTCAAGCAGTCGCCGCTCGTTCTCGCCCTCATGGGGCCGGCACGCGCCGAGCGCATCACGCGCGAGGCCTGCGTCCGCGCGTCTCTGACGCTGATCGAGAACACGCCCGCGCAGGAGCACGCAGCCCTGATCGAACATCTGCGCCTGCGCGGCGACCTGACGGCTTCCTTCCTCGTGCGCACGATTGCGCATGGCAAGGTCGATTTTCTCGGCTCCGTCCTGATCGCGCTCTCCGGTCAGTCCGATAGGCGCGTTCGCGCGATCCTCGCTTCAGGCCGCGATGTCGCCGTGATCGCGCTTTTCCGCTCGGCCGGCCTTGCGGACGCGCTGCACCGCGTCTTCCTGCGTGCGCTCAAGGTCTGGCGCGAGGTGGCGAATGGCCGACGCGTCGCCGGCGCGCAGGAGGTGACCTGGCTCATGCTGAAGGAAATCGGCGCAGGTCCCGGCCAGGCCGGTCCCGCGGAGCGCGACCGCGAGGCAGCGGCGCTGATCAAGTCGATCCATCTCGAAGTTCTTCGCGACAACGCGCGCGGCCATGCTTTGGCCATCGCCGCGGCCTAA
- a CDS encoding DUF982 domain-containing protein, with the protein MTMKLSMPVVVNNGFAGPREMRSLGEIASFLDTWPAERRGPIFSTAQRSCRAAMEGHLSVEKARQCFVQFARLTNILVPAVEPIAFPKSPSAGSRLAQ; encoded by the coding sequence ATGACAATGAAATTGAGCATGCCAGTCGTGGTGAACAATGGCTTTGCCGGCCCGCGCGAGATGCGCTCGCTCGGCGAGATTGCCTCTTTTCTCGACACTTGGCCGGCCGAACGCCGCGGCCCTATATTTTCAACCGCTCAACGGTCATGCCGTGCGGCCATGGAAGGCCATCTGTCGGTGGAGAAGGCGCGGCAGTGCTTCGTCCAGTTCGCCCGCCTGACGAACATTCTGGTGCCTGCCGTCGAGCCGATCGCATTCCCGAAATCGCCTTCGGCCGGTTCTCGACTGGCACAGTAG
- the parE gene encoding DNA topoisomerase IV subunit B translates to MDDANDLFSGIPTSVPAQAARPATPARPIDPLVQAARAKPQPKDGSEGYSAADIEVLEGLEPVRRRPGMYIGGTDEKALHHLFAEVIDNSMDEAVAGHATFIDVELSADGFLTVSDNGRGIPIDPHPKFKDKSALEVIMTTLHAGGKFDSKVYETSGGLHGVGVSVVNALSDVLEVEVARGRQLYRQRFSRGVPQGPLEALGEVHNRRGTRVRFHPDADIFGKSAKFEPARLYKMTRSKAYLFGGVEIRWSCDPALIGEKDETPAKAVFHFPGGLKDYLAASLGSDFQVTREIFAGKSEKQGGHGSMEWAVTWFGGDGFINSYCNTIPTGEGGTHEMGFRNVLTRGLKAYADLTGNKRASIVTGEDVMISAAGMLSVFIREPEFVGQTKDRLATVEAQRIVESAIRDPFDHWLADNPQEASKLLEWVIARADERVRRRQEKEVSRKSAVRKLRLPGKLADCTQSAAQGAELFIVEGDSAGGSAKQARDRASQAILPLRGKILNVASAGSDKLAANQQISDLIQALGAGTRSKYRDEDLRYDRVIIMTDADVDGAHIASLLITFFYQEMPNLIRNGHLYMAVPPLYRISQGGKVMYARDDAHKDQLLKTEFTGRGKVELGRFKGLGEMMASQLKETTMDPKKRTLLRVDVSVDDEAGTKASVDALMGTKPEARFRFIQEHAEFVDELDI, encoded by the coding sequence ATGGACGACGCAAACGACCTCTTTTCGGGCATTCCGACCTCAGTTCCCGCGCAGGCGGCACGACCCGCCACGCCGGCGCGGCCTATCGACCCGCTGGTGCAGGCCGCGCGCGCCAAGCCCCAGCCGAAGGATGGCAGCGAAGGCTACAGCGCAGCCGACATCGAGGTGCTGGAAGGGCTGGAACCCGTCAGGCGCCGCCCCGGAATGTATATCGGCGGCACCGATGAAAAGGCGCTGCACCACCTCTTCGCCGAGGTGATCGACAACTCGATGGACGAGGCGGTGGCCGGCCATGCCACTTTCATCGACGTCGAACTGTCTGCTGACGGCTTCCTGACCGTGAGCGACAATGGGCGCGGCATCCCGATCGACCCTCATCCCAAATTCAAGGACAAATCCGCGCTCGAAGTGATCATGACGACGCTTCACGCAGGCGGAAAGTTCGACAGCAAGGTCTACGAGACGTCGGGCGGTCTGCACGGCGTCGGCGTCTCGGTGGTGAACGCACTGTCCGACGTGCTCGAAGTCGAGGTCGCGCGCGGCCGCCAGCTCTATCGCCAGCGGTTCTCGCGCGGCGTGCCGCAGGGCCCGCTCGAAGCGCTCGGCGAAGTGCACAACCGGCGCGGAACGCGGGTACGCTTCCACCCCGACGCGGACATCTTCGGAAAGTCGGCGAAATTCGAGCCGGCCCGCCTCTACAAGATGACGCGCTCGAAGGCCTACCTCTTCGGCGGCGTCGAAATCCGCTGGTCGTGCGATCCGGCCCTGATCGGCGAGAAGGACGAGACGCCCGCCAAGGCCGTCTTCCATTTTCCCGGCGGCCTGAAGGACTATCTGGCAGCCTCTCTCGGCTCCGACTTCCAGGTGACGCGCGAAATCTTCGCGGGAAAGAGCGAGAAGCAGGGCGGCCACGGCTCGATGGAATGGGCCGTGACATGGTTCGGCGGCGACGGCTTCATCAATTCCTACTGCAACACGATCCCCACCGGAGAAGGCGGCACCCACGAGATGGGCTTCCGCAACGTGTTGACCCGCGGGCTCAAGGCCTATGCCGACCTCACCGGCAACAAGCGCGCCTCGATCGTGACCGGCGAAGACGTGATGATCTCGGCGGCAGGCATGCTCTCCGTGTTCATCCGCGAGCCCGAATTCGTCGGCCAGACCAAGGACCGTCTGGCGACCGTCGAGGCGCAGCGCATCGTGGAAAGCGCGATCCGCGATCCGTTCGATCATTGGCTCGCCGACAATCCGCAGGAAGCATCGAAGCTGCTCGAATGGGTGATCGCGCGCGCTGACGAACGCGTTCGCCGACGCCAGGAAAAGGAAGTCAGCCGCAAGTCGGCGGTGCGCAAGCTGCGCCTGCCGGGCAAGCTGGCGGACTGCACGCAGAGTGCCGCGCAAGGTGCGGAACTCTTCATCGTCGAGGGCGATTCGGCCGGCGGCTCGGCCAAGCAGGCGCGCGACCGCGCGAGCCAGGCCATCCTGCCCCTTCGCGGCAAGATTCTGAACGTGGCGAGCGCCGGCAGCGACAAGCTTGCCGCCAACCAGCAGATCTCCGATCTCATTCAGGCGCTCGGCGCGGGTACGCGGTCGAAATATCGCGATGAAGATTTGCGCTATGACCGCGTGATCATCATGACCGACGCCGACGTGGACGGCGCGCACATCGCATCGCTGCTGATCACGTTCTTCTATCAGGAAATGCCGAACCTTATCCGTAACGGCCATCTCTACATGGCTGTGCCGCCGCTTTACCGCATCAGCCAGGGCGGCAAGGTGATGTATGCGCGCGACGACGCCCACAAGGATCAGCTCCTGAAGACCGAGTTCACCGGACGCGGCAAGGTCGAGCTTGGGCGGTTCAAGGGTCTCGGCGAGATGATGGCGTCGCAGTTGAAGGAAACGACCATGGATCCGAAGAAGCGCACGCTTCTGCGTGTCGATGTGAGCGTGGATGACGAGGCGGGCACGAAAGCCTCTGTCGACGCGCTGATGGGCACCAAGCCCGAAGCGCGCTTCCGATTCATCCAGGAACATGCCGAGTTTGTCGACGAACTCGATATCTGA
- a CDS encoding GGDEF domain-containing protein, whose amino-acid sequence MLDFTSLLLATAISGFCLSLTMLAFRISSRSGDYMITWSIGLLIIVSHIMAYWIYVNHPNVWLGSYVAVSLPTGVATIYASARQFAFGTKPFKPALLIAVPYLAIVLPLLAAGYDGTALMVQNATVGMLFVLCSHIYFNARHEAPFSMSALSALYVLLGMSFGLCGAVLLFGGEWRIGRAPDNFAERVNIVVAVVCMTAIGALSVTVDQARLARKHRIDAMTDPLTGLLNRRALFQAFGGKVLGSQHAAVVFDLDHFKRVNDDYGHACGDEVIRMFADILRDAVRNRETAARLGGEEFVLILSETTPDHARMAAERIASAFSARVITTPQGELRCTVSAGIGFPGPSGASFEEVLSRADAELYEAKRAGRNRVEAGELRLAG is encoded by the coding sequence ATGCTTGATTTTACGTCACTCCTGCTGGCTACCGCCATCTCAGGGTTCTGCCTGAGCCTGACGATGCTGGCGTTTCGCATATCGTCACGCAGCGGCGACTACATGATCACATGGTCGATCGGCCTTCTGATCATCGTCAGCCACATCATGGCGTACTGGATCTACGTCAATCATCCGAACGTGTGGCTCGGCTCCTACGTGGCGGTGTCGCTGCCTACCGGGGTCGCGACGATCTACGCTTCCGCGCGTCAGTTCGCCTTCGGCACGAAGCCTTTCAAGCCTGCGCTGCTGATCGCCGTCCCCTATCTCGCCATTGTTCTGCCGTTGCTGGCGGCGGGCTATGACGGCACGGCGCTGATGGTGCAGAACGCCACGGTTGGCATGCTCTTCGTCCTGTGCAGCCACATTTATTTCAACGCCAGACACGAGGCGCCGTTCTCCATGAGCGCGTTGTCGGCGCTCTATGTTCTGCTGGGCATGTCGTTCGGATTGTGCGGAGCGGTGCTGCTGTTTGGCGGCGAATGGCGCATAGGGCGCGCTCCGGACAATTTCGCCGAGCGCGTGAACATTGTTGTTGCCGTCGTCTGCATGACGGCGATCGGCGCGCTGTCCGTGACGGTCGACCAGGCACGGCTTGCCCGCAAGCATCGCATCGACGCCATGACGGACCCGTTGACCGGCCTCCTGAACAGGCGCGCACTGTTTCAGGCATTTGGCGGAAAGGTGCTCGGTTCCCAACATGCCGCCGTCGTCTTCGACCTCGACCACTTCAAGCGCGTGAACGACGACTACGGCCATGCCTGCGGCGACGAGGTGATCCGCATGTTTGCGGACATCCTGCGCGACGCCGTGCGCAATCGCGAGACGGCGGCACGTCTGGGCGGCGAGGAATTCGTGCTGATCCTGTCGGAAACCACGCCCGATCACGCGCGGATGGCGGCCGAACGGATTGCATCGGCGTTCTCCGCGAGGGTCATCACCACGCCGCAAGGCGAACTGCGCTGCACGGTCAGCGCCGGCATCGGCTTCCCCGGGCCGTCAGGCGCCAGCTTCGAAGAGGTGCTGTCGCGCGCCGACGCGGAACTTTACGAAGCCAAACGCGCGGGCCGCAACCGCGTCGAAGCCGGCGAACTGCGCTTGGCAGGGTGA
- a CDS encoding DUF6516 family protein: MKARLIVRERVVYLDGTFVEMVVWQVPTPVPPTQHSFKYRLVYIVDGRRVLGYDNERGKGDHRHRMGAEEPYVFTTIDALLEQFVRDVEAMRSCT, from the coding sequence ATGAAGGCGCGACTGATCGTTCGGGAGCGTGTCGTCTACCTGGATGGCACATTCGTCGAAATGGTGGTGTGGCAGGTGCCTACTCCGGTGCCGCCCACACAGCACAGCTTCAAATATCGGTTGGTCTACATCGTCGATGGCAGACGCGTGCTCGGTTATGACAATGAGCGCGGCAAGGGAGATCATCGACATCGTATGGGCGCTGAAGAACCCTATGTGTTCACGACGATCGACGCTCTGCTGGAGCAGTTCGTCCGGGACGTCGAAGCGATGAGGAGCTGCACATGA